A window of the Streptomyces sp. Ag109_O5-10 genome harbors these coding sequences:
- the ilvD gene encoding dihydroxy-acid dehydratase codes for MPELRSRTVTHGRNMAGARALMRASGVPGADIGRKPIIAVANSFTEFVPGHTHLQPVGRIVSEAIKEAGGIPREFNTIAVDDGIAMGHGGMLYSLPSRDLIADSVEYMVEAHCADALVCISNCDKITPGMLMAALRLNIPTVFVSGGPMEAGRATLVDGTVRTLDLIDAMVEAANENVSDEDVLKIEENACPTCGSCSGMFTANSMNCLTEAIGLSLPGNGSVLATHTARKRLYVDAARTVMDLTRRYYEQDDETVLPLNIATFAAFQNAMALDIAMGGSTNTILHLLAAAQEAGVPFGLEEINEVSRRVPCLAKVAPNVAKTRTYYMEDVHRAGGIPALLGELHRGGLLNEDVHSVHSPSLADWLKTWDVRGGSPSPEAVELWHAAPGCVRSAEAFSQSERWEALDEDGAEGCIRNVEHAYSKDGGLAVLKGNLAVDGCVVKTAGVDESIWTFEGPAVVCESQEEAVEKILNKQVTDGDVVVIRYEGPKGGPGMQEMLYPTSFLKGRGLGKTCALITDGRFSGGTSGLSIGHASPEAASGGTIALVEDGDRIRIDIPNRTIELLVDDAELSRREQALGGVYAPKNRDRKVSAALRAYAAMATSADKGAVRDVTKLG; via the coding sequence CTCCAGCCGGTCGGCCGGATCGTCTCCGAGGCGATCAAGGAGGCTGGCGGCATCCCGCGCGAGTTCAACACGATCGCCGTCGACGACGGCATCGCGATGGGCCACGGCGGCATGCTGTACTCCCTGCCCTCCCGCGACCTGATCGCGGACAGTGTCGAGTACATGGTGGAGGCGCACTGCGCCGACGCCCTGGTCTGCATCTCCAACTGCGACAAGATCACCCCGGGCATGCTGATGGCCGCCCTGCGCCTGAACATCCCGACGGTCTTCGTCTCCGGCGGCCCCATGGAGGCCGGCCGCGCCACCCTCGTGGACGGCACGGTCCGCACCCTCGACCTGATCGACGCGATGGTCGAGGCGGCGAACGAGAACGTCTCCGACGAGGACGTCCTCAAGATCGAGGAGAACGCCTGTCCGACCTGCGGCTCCTGTTCCGGCATGTTCACGGCCAACTCGATGAACTGCCTGACGGAGGCGATCGGCCTCTCCCTCCCCGGCAACGGCTCGGTGCTGGCCACCCACACGGCCCGCAAGCGGCTGTACGTCGACGCGGCCCGCACGGTGATGGACCTCACCCGCCGCTACTACGAGCAGGACGACGAGACGGTCCTGCCGCTGAACATCGCGACCTTCGCCGCGTTCCAGAACGCGATGGCCCTGGACATCGCGATGGGCGGCTCCACGAACACGATCCTCCACCTGCTCGCCGCCGCCCAGGAGGCGGGCGTCCCCTTCGGCCTGGAGGAGATCAACGAGGTCTCGCGCCGCGTGCCCTGCCTCGCCAAGGTCGCCCCGAACGTCGCCAAGACCCGCACGTACTACATGGAGGACGTGCACCGGGCCGGCGGCATCCCCGCCCTCCTCGGCGAACTGCACCGCGGCGGCCTCCTCAACGAGGACGTGCACTCCGTCCACAGCCCCTCCCTCGCGGACTGGCTGAAGACCTGGGACGTGCGCGGCGGCTCCCCGTCGCCCGAGGCGGTCGAACTGTGGCACGCGGCCCCCGGCTGCGTCCGCTCCGCCGAGGCGTTCTCCCAGTCCGAGCGCTGGGAGGCCCTGGACGAGGACGGGGCGGAGGGCTGCATCCGCAACGTCGAGCACGCGTACTCCAAGGACGGCGGCCTCGCGGTCCTCAAGGGCAACCTCGCCGTGGACGGCTGCGTGGTCAAGACGGCCGGCGTCGACGAGTCGATCTGGACCTTCGAGGGCCCCGCGGTCGTCTGCGAATCGCAGGAAGAGGCCGTCGAGAAGATCCTCAACAAGCAGGTCACCGACGGCGACGTCGTCGTGATCCGCTACGAGGGTCCCAAGGGCGGCCCCGGCATGCAGGAGATGCTCTACCCGACGTCCTTCCTCAAGGGCCGCGGCCTCGGCAAGACCTGCGCGCTGATCACCGACGGCCGCTTCTCCGGCGGCACCTCGGGCCTCTCCATCGGCCACGCCTCCCCGGAGGCGGCCTCCGGCGGCACCATCGCCCTCGTCGAGGACGGCGACCGCATCCGCATCGACATCCCGAACCGCACGATCGAGCTCCTCGTCGACGACGCCGAGCTGTCCCGCCGCGAGCAGGCCCTGGGTGGCGTCTACGCGCCGAAGAACCGCGACCGCAAGGTCTCCGCGGCCCTGCGCGCCTACGCCGCGATGGCCACCAGCGCCGACAAGGGCGCGGTCCGCGACGTGACGAAGCTGGGCTGA